A region from the Melioribacteraceae bacterium 4301-Me genome encodes:
- a CDS encoding YbbR-like domain-containing protein gives MKKKIITIILITFFSIGLWASVSLSGEYFSTITLPINIIDIPENYTLANIDHKEITLSVKAQGWELTKLLLSRTLQFDISDNSKIGVQKVQPKNFVNINSWISSTLQVVEITPDEIAFKIEKIRSKKVKIVPNLSLKFKQGYIQTSDISLRPDSIIALGAESLIRNIDSVKTEYTLIPEIEEPITKKIPLEVIDGITYSINSTTVSFDVQKVADKIFESIPVNVINVPRGKELLLFPPKINIVLRGGLNVLGEMSNEDLKPYVDFWTAYKDESGSVEPQLKIPKYTKLITKTPQRLQYIIKQL, from the coding sequence ATGAAGAAAAAAATTATTACTATAATTTTAATTACGTTTTTCTCTATAGGGCTTTGGGCATCAGTATCTTTATCGGGAGAGTATTTTTCTACAATAACGCTTCCAATTAACATTATTGATATACCAGAAAATTACACTTTAGCTAATATTGACCATAAAGAAATAACCCTTTCAGTAAAAGCTCAGGGTTGGGAGTTAACCAAACTATTGCTGAGCCGAACTTTACAATTTGACATTTCTGATAATTCGAAAATTGGAGTGCAGAAGGTTCAGCCTAAAAATTTTGTGAATATTAATTCATGGATTTCATCTACCTTACAAGTTGTGGAGATTACTCCGGACGAAATTGCCTTTAAAATAGAAAAAATTCGCAGCAAGAAAGTAAAAATTGTTCCAAATTTGAGCCTTAAATTTAAACAAGGTTATATACAAACATCCGATATTTCATTGCGCCCAGATTCAATAATTGCTTTAGGAGCAGAAAGTTTAATAAGAAATATTGACAGCGTGAAAACCGAGTATACATTAATACCGGAAATCGAAGAACCAATTACTAAAAAAATTCCCTTAGAAGTAATTGATGGGATAACCTATAGTATTAACAGTACAACAGTAAGTTTCGATGTACAGAAAGTAGCAGACAAAATTTTTGAAAGTATCCCTGTTAATGTAATTAACGTTCCTAGAGGTAAGGAATTACTATTGTTCCCTCCAAAAATTAATATAGTTTTGCGAGGCGGACTTAATGTACTTGGTGAAATGAGTAACGAGGATTTAAAGCCGTATGTTGATTTTTGGACTGCATACAAAGATGAAAGCGGTTCTGTTGAACCTCAGTTGAAAATTCCTAAGTACACAAAATTAATTACTAAAACTCCTCAAAGACTTCAATATATAATAAAACAACTATAA
- the eutM gene encoding ethanolamine utilization microcompartment protein EutM, producing MTLDALGMIETKGLVGAIEAADAMVKAAKVELIGKETIGGGYVTVMVRGDVGAVKAATDAGAAAAQRVGELVSVHVIPRPHSDVELILPKRPKA from the coding sequence ATGACACTTGATGCACTTGGCATGATTGAAACCAAAGGTTTAGTCGGTGCAATCGAAGCAGCCGACGCCATGGTTAAAGCAGCAAAAGTAGAATTGATTGGTAAAGAAACTATTGGCGGCGGTTATGTAACTGTTATGGTTCGTGGTGATGTTGGTGCTGTTAAAGCTGCTACCGATGCAGGCGCAGCAGCAGCTCAAAGGGTAGGCGAACTAGTTTCCGTTCATGTCATCCCTCGTCCTCATTCAGACGTTGAATTAATTCTTCCTAAACGCCCAAAAGCTTAA
- a CDS encoding BMC domain-containing protein produces MQLALGLIETKGLIGAIEAADAMVKAANVKLIGKEKVRGALVTVKVIGEVAAVKSAVDAGAAAAQRVGQLISTHVIPRPDVQIDSIVSNSNSEITKENEKEINPTLETLNDKQTAEPQDTPKILTRRGRPRKNKVESDFFSPTLSKLTSEIKKELNKDDLEDKGKAQPEDFNASQTIPTEEELSKLNVHQLRRLARNFSNFPIKGRQISMANREILIQYFNQIR; encoded by the coding sequence ATGCAACTTGCCTTAGGATTAATAGAGACCAAAGGATTAATAGGAGCAATAGAGGCTGCCGACGCTATGGTGAAGGCAGCCAATGTAAAACTAATTGGCAAAGAAAAAGTTAGAGGTGCTTTAGTAACTGTAAAAGTAATTGGAGAAGTTGCTGCAGTTAAATCGGCTGTCGATGCAGGCGCAGCTGCCGCTCAAAGAGTTGGTCAATTAATTTCTACCCACGTAATCCCTCGCCCTGATGTCCAAATTGATTCTATTGTCTCGAACAGCAATTCAGAAATAACAAAAGAAAATGAAAAGGAAATTAACCCAACTTTAGAAACACTAAATGATAAACAAACCGCTGAACCGCAAGATACTCCTAAAATACTAACTAGAAGAGGAAGACCGAGAAAGAATAAAGTTGAAAGTGATTTTTTCTCTCCTACTTTATCTAAATTAACTTCCGAAATAAAAAAAGAATTAAATAAAGATGACTTAGAAGACAAGGGTAAAGCTCAACCTGAAGATTTTAATGCTAGCCAGACTATCCCCACAGAAGAAGAACTATCGAAATTAAATGTTCATCAACTCAGAAGACTTGCGCGAAACTTTAGTAACTTTCCAATTAAAGGCCGACAAATTTCTATGGCTAATAGAGAAATTTTAATCCAATATTTTAATCAGATTAGATAA
- the ruvX gene encoding Holliday junction resolvase RuvX: protein MEEKRILAIDYGEVRIGLAITDPLNLFAYPLTTLPNNQEIFKELDIIIKKNNIVKIVLGNPLKENGSEAKISALVKKFKDNLESKFNLKVELLDERYTSEIARKNIIESVTSKKKRRDKTLLDMNAAYILLQDYLKTVNNNKSKV, encoded by the coding sequence ATGGAAGAAAAAAGAATACTTGCAATTGATTATGGAGAAGTGAGAATTGGACTAGCAATAACAGATCCTTTGAATTTATTTGCTTATCCTCTTACAACACTACCAAATAACCAGGAAATCTTTAAGGAATTAGATATTATCATAAAAAAAAATAATATTGTAAAAATAGTTCTAGGTAATCCACTAAAAGAAAATGGCAGTGAAGCTAAAATTTCAGCTTTAGTGAAAAAATTTAAAGATAATTTAGAATCAAAGTTTAATTTGAAAGTTGAACTATTAGATGAAAGATATACATCCGAAATAGCCAGGAAAAACATTATTGAATCCGTTACCTCAAAAAAGAAAAGAAGAGATAAAACTTTACTCGATATGAATGCAGCGTATATATTACTTCAAGATTATTTGAAAACAGTAAATAACAATAAAAGTAAAGTTTAG
- the tmk gene encoding dTMP kinase codes for MFISFEGLDFCGKSTQVKLLEEYLRKKGNKVKVFREPGGTNISEKIREILLDKNNTEMSFETELLLFAASRAQLVKEAIIPSLSKGYYVISDRFHDSSVAYQGYGRGIDLEFITNLQNFIIKPAVPNITFLIDIPVEEVLKRKSKIKQIDLDRIELSEKIFYEKVRRGYFELSKKEKRFIVIDGLNSIETINQQIVREIEKYETK; via the coding sequence ATGTTTATTAGTTTTGAAGGATTAGATTTTTGCGGTAAGTCAACACAAGTTAAACTCCTTGAAGAATATTTAAGGAAAAAGGGCAATAAAGTAAAAGTCTTTCGCGAACCTGGTGGAACTAATATTTCAGAAAAAATTAGAGAAATTTTGTTGGATAAAAATAATACTGAAATGAGTTTTGAAACAGAATTGCTGCTGTTTGCTGCCAGCAGAGCACAGTTGGTAAAAGAAGCAATTATTCCTTCATTATCAAAAGGTTATTATGTGATATCTGACCGTTTTCATGATTCTTCTGTCGCATATCAAGGCTATGGAAGGGGAATTGACTTGGAATTTATTACAAATTTGCAAAACTTTATAATAAAACCTGCAGTCCCAAATATTACTTTTCTAATTGATATTCCTGTTGAAGAAGTTCTAAAAAGAAAGTCAAAAATTAAACAGATTGATTTAGACCGTATTGAATTATCGGAAAAAATTTTTTACGAGAAAGTAAGACGTGGATATTTCGAATTGTCAAAAAAAGAAAAAAGGTTTATCGTAATCGATGGCCTGAATTCAATAGAAACTATTAATCAACAAATTGTTCGTGAGATTGAAAAGTATGAAACTAAATAA